GATGCAGTTGTGCAGGAAGCTGTTGAAACAGTGTTAAAGCCGGCAGCTGAAGGCATGATTGCAAATGGAACTCCATTTACGGGGATTTTATATGCAGGATTGATCTTAACGAAGCAAGGTCCAAAAGTGATTGAATTTAATGCGCGCTTTGGCGATCCTGAAACACAGGTTGTTCTGCCGCGCTTAGAATCAGACTTGATTGAAACATTGCTTGCTATTTTAGATGGCAAAAAAGCAGAGCTTAAATGGCGCAAGGAAGCTGTAATGGGAGTTGTCCTTGCTTCAAACGGCTACCCGAATGAGTATAAAAAAGGCGAAGCGATCGGTACGCTTCGTTCAAGCTTTGAACAAGGTGCCCTTTTCCACGCAGGGACGAAGAAAAGCGGGGAAGAATTTGTAACGGATGGCGGACGGGTTTTAGCTGTTATTGCATACGGCAGCGATTTGCTCGAAGCACAGACTCAAGTGTATGAATATGTATCTGAAGTAGCATCGCCTGCTCTATTTTACCGCAAGGACATCGGCGCCAAAGCGACTAAACACGTTTTTTCTTAACATAGACAAACATTAAGGCAACAATACTGCCGATAAGCAAAGCAAGCAGGAATGTCATATCGGTTAAATATTCCATGATCATGATGTTCACCCCTTAGCAGACTCTCCTGATGGCAGGAGAGTCTTTTTTTATGGCGGCCGGGCACGTGGCTTCGGCTAAAAAAGCGTTTGTTTTAGCTAATAAAATCGATATTTCGTTATTAGACAAAACAATTGCTTAAGATTCTAAAATACGGCTCAAATCCAAAAATGGACTTGGCTAAATAAATCTCTAAAGCGGCTAGAAAAATCCGCAAACCGGCTAAATAAAGGTGGATTTTCGCTAGTTATAGGAAGATTTCGGCTAAATGATGACTACCTTCTTGATTCGGGTATGGCATTAAGTACCTTAAACAACGCTGTCAGAACGGATCAAGACAGTAAAGGCAAATAGCGCCTTTTCTGTCGGATCCTTTTCTGCCATGCCCCGAGCTAAACGGGCGATTCCGCTTTTCTGGTCATGACGGATTATAAGTCTTATCCTCAAACTCTAAATCCTCTTTCCTGCATTCCTTATACATATACACCATCGGGCAGAATCTTAGAATGCCCTCTCCAACTTTCATTGCACCAAGCAGCATCATGAGCAGAAGAGAATCCTTCCACGGTTTTTTCGAATATTTTGCAGAAGCCCATGATAGTAAAAACAGTCCAATTGTAATTCGGATCAGTCCGTTTATAATGCCGATGTTCGGTTTCACTAATAAGTTCCTCCTCATTTTTGAAAATACAGTAAATCTTTACTGCGTTAAACGGTTACATATGTTAACATATAAGGTATGAAATATAGGGAGGGTCTGAAATGCCCAAGTTGCATGCACAATGGAAAGTCCGGCAGATCAGGCATCACATACAAGCGGCCTCAGGGCATAAGCCTCCAGCTCTTGTATTAAAAAATGGGATGTACTTGAATTCTTATCTGAAACGATGGATCAAAGCCAACATCTGGATTTCAGATGACCGGATTGTTTATATTGGAGATAAGCTTCCTGCCGGCGGGCAATCGGAAATCGCCGATTGCGAAGATCGTTTTATTGTACCGGGTTATATTGAACCTCATGCTCACCCATTTCAACTTTATAATCCCCATTCTTTTGGGAAGTATGTGTCACAGTACGGTACAACGACACTTATATGCGACAATTTATTTTTGCTTTTTCAGTCCGATAAAAAGAAAGCGCTTACTTTAATTCATGAATTAAATCAGCTTCCTTTGCAGTATTATTGGTGGAGCCGTTTTGATCTTCAGACTGAAGTTCCCAATGAACATGAATATTTATCTCTCGATTTTATGAAAAAATGGATGGAAAATGAATATGTTATTCAAGGCGGAGAATTAACAGGGTGGCCTAAGCTGCTTTCGGATGATGATTTGATGCTGTCCTGGATGGTTGAGATGAAAATGAAAGGAAAGCGGATCGAAGGACATTTTCCCGGAGCATCGGCAAACACTCTGAATAAAATGAAATTATTCGGGGCCGACTGCGATCACGAAGCGATGACAGGAGATGATGTTTTAGAGCGGTTAATGCTCGGCTATACTGTTTCACTCAGACATTCCTCGATCCGGCCTGATTTGCCGCAGCTGCTTGATGGCATCCGTGAAAAAGAGATTCGCCACTACGAACATTTCTTTTTCACTACCGACGGGGCAACGCCGCATTTTTATAAAAACGGAATGATGGATTCCATGATCAAAATGGCCATTGAGCGGGATATTCCGGCAATTGATGCTTATCATATGGCAAGCTTTAATCCTGCCAAATATTACCGCATGGAAGATGTAACAGGCGTTGTAGCTTCAGGGCGTTTGGCTAACCTGAATATTTTGGAATCAGCCGAAAATCCATCCCCTGTTGCTGTGCTTTCAAAGGGAAAGTGGCTGAGAAAAGACGGCTTGCCGACTGAATGCTTTGGAGATCTAAATTGGCAAAAAGCCGGGTTCGGAAAACTGAAGATCGAATGGTCCTTGTCCTATGATGACCTTCAGTTTTCAATGCCGCTAGGCCTTCAAATGAAGAATGATGTGATTATGGAACCGTACAGCATCACCATCGACAATTCATTTGACGAGCTGGGCAGCCATCATGATGAGTGCTTTCTTGCTTTGATTGATAAGAAAGGCAAATGGCGCATCAGCACAATGCTCAAGGGCTTTGCCGCATCGCTCGGCGGTCTGGCAAGTTCTTATTCAACAACAGGCGATATTATTTTGATTGGGAAAAGCAAGCATGATATGATCACAGCATTTAATAGGATGAAGGAGCTTGGAGGCGGAATTGTCCTTGCAGAAAAGGGGAAAGTTGTGCATGAAATACCCCTTGAACTTTGCGGCGGAGCATCAGCTGAAGAGTTTAGTTTAGTTGTTCAACAAGAGGAAAGATTTAAGCACCTGCTGAAAGAGAGAGGATATACACAAGGGGATCCGGTTTATTCCCTTTTTTTCCTATCATCCACCCATTTGCCGTATATAAGGATTACTCCAGTCGGCATCTATGATGTGCTTAAAAAAATAATACTCTTTCCATCGATAATGCGTTAAAATATAAAAGTAAGCAGAAGGTGTCAATCATGAAAAACAACATGAAGAATATACAACGGCTGTTCAT
The window above is part of the Metabacillus dongyingensis genome. Proteins encoded here:
- a CDS encoding YgaP family membrane protein translates to MKPNIGIINGLIRITIGLFLLSWASAKYSKKPWKDSLLLMMLLGAMKVGEGILRFCPMVYMYKECRKEDLEFEDKTYNPS
- a CDS encoding adenine deaminase C-terminal domain-containing protein, whose translation is MPKLHAQWKVRQIRHHIQAASGHKPPALVLKNGMYLNSYLKRWIKANIWISDDRIVYIGDKLPAGGQSEIADCEDRFIVPGYIEPHAHPFQLYNPHSFGKYVSQYGTTTLICDNLFLLFQSDKKKALTLIHELNQLPLQYYWWSRFDLQTEVPNEHEYLSLDFMKKWMENEYVIQGGELTGWPKLLSDDDLMLSWMVEMKMKGKRIEGHFPGASANTLNKMKLFGADCDHEAMTGDDVLERLMLGYTVSLRHSSIRPDLPQLLDGIREKEIRHYEHFFFTTDGATPHFYKNGMMDSMIKMAIERDIPAIDAYHMASFNPAKYYRMEDVTGVVASGRLANLNILESAENPSPVAVLSKGKWLRKDGLPTECFGDLNWQKAGFGKLKIEWSLSYDDLQFSMPLGLQMKNDVIMEPYSITIDNSFDELGSHHDECFLALIDKKGKWRISTMLKGFAASLGGLASSYSTTGDIILIGKSKHDMITAFNRMKELGGGIVLAEKGKVVHEIPLELCGGASAEEFSLVVQQEERFKHLLKERGYTQGDPVYSLFFLSSTHLPYIRITPVGIYDVLKKIILFPSIMR
- a CDS encoding EYxxD motif small membrane protein is translated as MIMEYLTDMTFLLALLIGSIVALMFVYVKKKRV